taaactatataccctaaattcaatatcctaaaccctaaaccctaaagtctaaactataaaccctaaatcctcaactctaaaccctaaatcctcaactctaaaccctaaactatataccttaaaccctaaaacattaaatctaaaccctaaatcctaaaccttcaattctaaacccttcattaaaagtaatggtaaaagtggttagtgtaaacatgaaaagtggtactatgaaaatggtatttttggcaatttctctagtttatttataataataataatataaaaaaactaatcatATTCAAAgttaaaaacttcaaaaaccAAATTGAGTCATGTAGCTTGGAGTTAAGTCTTTCGCTGGGTATTCCATTGAATCCAACCTAGACGATCTTCAACAGACATATTAACAAATATGTCTCCCATCTGAAGCTTTTGAATCATGGAAAGAGCTTCGTATTGGACATGGTTGGACAAATTAGGAATCTCTTTGATAGCCTCCCAAACATTGATCTTCTTGTTTTCCTCAACCATTGATCTTCCTTGCATTATGTGAATCATCTGTTTAGTGGCCGACTCAACTGACCTTAGTTCTGTGCAAATCTTTGCCAAAAGATCATTGTCCTTGACTGATGCATAGTTTGATGAATCACCAAATACAACAGCTTCGGTTTCACGAATTTCATGAACCTCGTCATCGTCATCATCCTTAGTAAGATCCACTTCTTGTTTCAGTATCTCGTTCTTTCTCACTTCCGATGGCTGAGAATGTAATCTCGCAAATCTCCTCATTCCCCCAAATACTACCTTCATATTCTCATATTCTTCATATGTCTCGTTACGCACATGCCTTTGGTTAGGAAAGTCCTAGTCGAAACAAGTATGTGTGTTATCAACAATGTAAATAGAATAACTACACGAAGAAGTAGAACAAAGAGAAGGAAAGGGAGACTTACTCTAAGGTAAGCGTTCCACACTTCATCAGGAGCCGTGAACTTCTTTGTGATTGGATTCCACTGAACCTTAGAATCAAAATGCAGAAGATTGACAAAATCTCGGTATTGGTTCTTCAAGATCTTCATTCGGTTGTTAAAATTCTTATAAGTCTTCCGGCTATTAAATTTTTCGTTAAGAACTGAAAGTATCTTTGTCTCAACGGTTTTCTTGAACATTTTTCCACTGGGATCAACCCATCCCTCCTTGAAGCAGTTTGCTACTAGCTCAATCAACAATTTGCTCTCTTCTGGTCTCCACTGAATGTATTCACCTTTTCCTTGTCTTTGATCTACCATCATGATGATTGTTACAGTCACCAATACCTATAACTAACGtatttggaaaacaaaaaaagtcaaTATAAAACGTGTTTCCAAAATTTGGAGTAAACTTAGTTCAGAGATATGTAACTGGTTTTGTTTCTATCTTGTAAGATTCAGCCCATTAAACTAgaaactgaaaatataaaattcctGAAGAAAGCAGAGAAAGTGTACCATTGATCATATACAAATTTGACACAATTATTCATGACTAGATAACTAAAAACCTAACCATACAAAACATATTAACAACTTTTGATGAGACCACTAATACATAAACCAAAACACAATCCAGTAATTGAATTTGCTTTTGTCTATACCATTTTTATAAGATGGACATGATCTAATTTCAGAAAACAAGCAAGTGATGAAGACAACGACATGAGAGGTATAAAACCAAGTAGAGAATTTAAGACCGCTTTGGCCTACTTTATACTTTAAACTAAACGTgttttaacatccttactggaACCTtggctgaggtgcccgccacccagcttcgaaacccggccacagcgatttaacatccttactgctggggcgctggaccccttcgggggatatttgggaaagtggctgcccagacaccagagatacaaaaaaaaaaaaaaaaactaaacgtGTTTTGATCGAACTACTATTTTCGCCAAAGACgttatataaaatgattatCATCAGCAGTTAATTTTGAGAAAAACAGGAAAAGCGGAGATAATATGATGAGTTGAGAGATCTAAACCTGGAAGTGAAACAGGAATATAGATCGGCGGTTATGGGTTCTGGAAAGATTGTAGTGTTGTACTCGGTGTGACCTAGTATTTAAGAAGTTTTAAGAATCGGCTATCCGTCTGCTTTATACAtttgtgtattttaaaaatctatctgtGTTTATTTTATTCAATTCTGGATTGTAAAAGAAtccaaatataatattagttttttatctataaatgcaataatataatatgatgtcttaaattaatcatttaaaataatattttagtgttattgaattaataaataatatagtagtgattagattttatatttgtaatcatgtataataaattttagatCTTATGTTATTcaattattatttcaaataatttatcaaaatttagtgttatttaaaattaagtgattttattttttgtatataaagtCATTTTTAAAGAACATAGATTTTCAAGAGTAGATTTCAAGAGTATATATTAGATGTATTTCTTGGACTTTCTCTCAGGGCGGGCCTCTAAATGTATTATGGAATTCATTTTTAAATGAGCTTCATCACGTTATATTAAGAAATAGCTTAAGTTTGTAACAATTATAGTTTTCTCATATTGTAAACTGTCGTTGTTTAATATGAGTTAGAATTCTTTTCATCATTGTATCGGACTGAGTTATAGAGTTGCACCGTTTGTCTGTTCGTAATTTTTTTGCCGGTGAACTATTCATCTCCTCATCTTAAATCGCTTGATCATAAATATTTCTGATTTGTAGCCCCTCagtaaaccatatatataaatgattttcaTCTTTGATTAACCCAATCTGCATCTCCACATAAATCATTGATTCCTCTTAGCTTTAATCATCTTCTAGAAAATGTCTTGCTCCGCTTCTCCAGTTTCTCAAACCAGCATCACCGGCGTCTGTCACTCAACCTTCGAGTTTCTCCTTATTGGTCGTAGTAGTTAGAGCATTGTCGCTGGCCTCCTCCGCTTTTGGGATTCCTTGAAATTCAAGAAAGACAGTGAGTTTATTGTAAGTTAATATTTGATCTATcacatttatttaatataattgttttaGTTGATTTCCTGATTATTTgttgaataatattatttgcagATTTTGTGATTCATGGATTTATTCCCGCCGGATGTGCTAATCATTACATGCCATCTTTGAAAGCCGGTTCATAAAAATCGATCGTTTTGAGATTGCTAGGTGCTCAAACATGTACAAGATAACTGATCATCAATTCTTCATTCCATCAACCATTATTGATGAAGTCATCACGAGTGTTCCTGAGATCAATCTCCAGTCATGATTAGGCTGTTCGACAATCTCCAAATGATTGCAAACACAAACCTCAAACTTCCATGTATATTATCATATTACATATGGGTTTATATTATGTTTCGatattataaatgatatttaaacTCACTTATGGTTGGGCATATCCGTTCTGTCCAGGGCTTGGACCTCACAAAAGAAACAACTCGAGTCATTATCCGTATCATCTATGACCAGTCAGAAAAAAATCAACACACAATTACTGTCTATATTGTACTAACGTCAATGATCAAAAATATTTCCTGCCCAAGATCTGTGGTCGCCTATTTATCTCCCTTACTTATCAAACTAATTTCACACGAACCTTGATTTTACAGCTTAAAAGAAACCATAACAACCCAAATAATCGAAACAACAAAAACTAGAATCCAAAAACTAGAGTCCAAAAAAAGACGAATCATTATCACCTCTTTTGtctaattttacaaataaactTCAAACCAAATATACCAAACCAAGCACCTTAACTAAAACTCAACGACATATAATAGAGTCAGGCAAACAAATACAAACTACACAACCAGTTATTTAGCAATTTATAAACATACTTTCGCAGATGCTtatgaagaagacgaagaagacaaCCAAGATCAGTGAAATCACATAAACGAAAAAGCTGAGTAAATTATGAACTCTGATAAGTATAACAAACAACGATTTTTGTTTACATATTATCCATCAAATTAAAGAGAAACAAACACATGCACACCAAGAGATACAAGAGAAAATCCAGACAGACACAAATGCGACAACAACATCTCTACCTGCTCACTCCTCTTGTCTTGTGAAAATAGCTTACATGTTCAATGTCAACATACCAATGTTATTGTCTTCTTATGAGAAATACATAAATTTGTTGAAAATCCATTAAGGTCCAAACACTCAAAATTATtactcatctatcttattaaagtagaagtactatTTCATTTTGTTTGGCAACTGTGATAGtagagtaaaaaaaattgacgTTTGGacacaaagataaaaaaataataatcacaTTAATTATTAGCCCTGCAGAAACAATTAAACCATATATTAACCAAATTGCTATAACTGGATCAGTTAGAATAATATTCTCTGCTCATAATATCTCAACTAATAAAAGCTGAACTTACGGTGCAAGTTAAATATCTCTagcttatttaaaatttagatctATCATTTTACATCACATAAAAAATTCTGTTATTAGACAATTGGGCTATTTTTTAACTTGATAGATCCATTTAGATTAGTCAATTATTTACTGCATTGGGCCACcaaattttttgttgttttattatacttattgaaatttataccttttatataatatataggtAATTATATTgttatctaaaaaaataaaatactatatatttctaatatcaaataatatttttcaaatacaaGAATAACATTTTTCGAGAGAatgttatttaagaaaaaaatctatcttattaaagtagaagtattatttcattttgtttggCAACTGTGATAGTAGAGTGAAAAAAATGACGTTTGGACACAaggatataaaaatttaataatcaCATTAATTATTAGCCCTGCAGAAACAATTAAACCGTATATTAACCAAATTGCTATAAACTGGATCAGTTAGAATAATATTCTCTGCTCATAATATCTCAACTAATAAAAGTTGAACTTACGGTGCAAGTTAAATATCTCTagcttatttaaaatttagatctATCATTTTTACATCACATAgaaaaaattatgttattagACAATTGGGCCATTTTTAACTTGATAGATCCATTTAGATTAGTCAATTATTTACTGCGTTGGGCCACcaaattttttgttgttttatatatacttattgaaatttataccttttatataatatataggtAATTATATTgttatctaaaaaaataaaatactatatatttctaatatcaaataatatttttcaaatacaaGAATAACATTTTTTCGAGagaatgttatttaaaaaaatttatcaattttctAATATTACAATATCAAATAGACAatgcaaatatttatttttgaatgttATAAATACagtaaagataataaatatgaATCATACGATATAGCGTGCAATATACCTTAATCCAACCAATCATTTCTTATTGGAGATAAATCGATAATAATTTTACACAATAAAGCAAACATCCGCCCAGTCGGGCGGGTCAatatctagtctatcttattaaaatagaagtactttaagcttttgtttggtaataggggatatgagtctttaaaaaaattaaattttgtttggtaacaaagatagtagagaattttgtcttttccttttttaaatgatatatttaagtatttaatgtcttttcctaatttaaataatagatttctttaatagaatgaatcttaaccaaaataaatttctttatagattttttgttaacattaaatatttttcaatatttattaataaaaataatagaaaaaaaatcacacatcaaaatcaattatatatcatataaataaaaataaaatgttttatttataaattgttagtataacacttttattatataagtccaattagttataaatattatatttttatatgatatactgtgagataatagacgattaaaatcacataatataattatttaaattaataaataaaatttttgttttcaaattttatactaacaattatgtaatacatattaatttacacacacacatataatatatatatatatttatcattagaacaaagaaaaaaaattgaagtgaaagcaaatatctATACGGCCACGgatcaaactatagaaataaacaacaatggcgtaagatttttttttaacaaatttatttttaatttcaaatatgtttatatattttatttatttataaattattttattttttttattaatagttctaagattttagaattggaaaaaattatgactcatctctatattattttaattaggaatttaaaatttatatcaaaatattttttttaaacttttaatttttattataactacaaatgttaattttcaatctaaatttatgtttaaatattacaaatatatcatttataaataaaaactaaaaacataaaataaatacccgtccggttgggcgggttaagatctagttttatagttatttttacAAGTCTTCATGTATTTGTCTTAACGGTTATGTAAAATCaacaagtttaaaaataaaataaaaaatataacaaacataataaagagaataaaaattattacttaATACATACAACGTACAcaattaatatgaaaaaaaatccaGAAACAAAGATACTCTCAAcaactttattaatttatgtacTCTCAACGgtacaaaaaacaaataaaaagacaaacaaacaataatTATCAGTGACACAACAAGCAACACTAGGaactatatatatcatattagtAACACAGTTTAGTCCTTCATAAAGGGAGAACAATGCCTATATTCATCATCATAACTCTAACCctataacaattaaaaaaacttgaaaaacaaTGATCGACCGAAAATGCAAAACTCACACTACAATAACTCTAGCAAATATTGAGATGAAACTCTGTTCATAACCGCGCTTGCGCCCTCCAAACTCACACACTTATGTATATCAGGAAAAGAATCGCAGATGTGAAGCTCTTCCGAAGACGGAAGAAACAATAAAGACCATACTTTTATTTTTCCCAATACAATAGTTTAGAAAAGGTCCATTGTAATTTGAGCCCAACGTTTTAAACCACAATTACTAAACTTTACAATAAAACATTAGGGAAAATAGTTTCAATTTTATGATcaacaattcaaataattagaaagacaacaaaaaaaaaactccacaGCTCAAATAAACcactaaaataaacatttatataacaATATGAATAGAATCCTCATTTTGTATTCAAGATATTTCTTTGATAAATTTGAAagtaaaactatacattaagCAATTGTGAAGGTCAACATtttatgcaaataaaaatatttatatttttttatggaaGATTAATGTTATGAGAAgaatttacaattctttttattcgaccattttaaatatcataacaaacaaagagaaaattaGTCTTCATAACAAGATGAATTCAATAAATCACCGTAATTAAATACTAAAACATTAATTTCAATATTCAACATCATAATAAATACACTATATAAACAAACGAAAAAATAAATAGGCAAAAATAACATCAATTCCTAACAACCTATAAACATATCTACAATGTGATAAACTTTcacaaccaaacacaaacaTGAATAACAATTCACTTCTTACCCATCGACTCTCACACCAAACAACATCAACAGGAGCAAATCCTAGACAATTACTCCAGGTCTATATACAAAgaccaaacacacaaaaatcGGTCATCGAGTTCCAGGTACCATCAATTTTTGACAATCAAGGTAATTACAATGACTCAGTCGCTGAATCATTAGATTTCATGTTATCATATCATGACATTCATCATCCCGACTCTACATTCCTTATTGAGGAGACTAACCAATTTGTGATGAATTTAATGAGGggaaatcataatattatatccCAACATCTTCAAGTTACTCTCGCCATTAGAGACTACAATCTAAATGCAACCGCAAGATTTGATGTTGATCTAATCATCACGGACCTAGAAGTAACCCGACAGCCGAAGAGAAAAACCATATATGCACCATATGCTTTGAGAATTACACCAGTGTAACCAATATTTCGACACTCACCTTCGGCCATAAATTTCATTGTCTTTCATTAATCATTGGCTACGTACAAATATAAGTTTTCTAATGTCGGGAAAGTAATTCATGAGTCAAAACAagctaataataaaaaacaatttcatgttTCAAACTCAAAATTCATTTTCTCATATTTTTACTATTCTTGGTATAATCATCAAACAACATTCGGTAAATATTAAAGGGCATAATTAATGGATAAAATTACATACACAAAATCACCCGATACATCAACAACGTCACCGGCTCCACGCCTGTACGGAGGCAATGCAACTAGTAAGATACAATAACAAGGACAATCAGAGAGAATAGCCGTttgctgtaaaaaaaaacaaggacaATCAGAGATAATTACATAGAAAATCGGTAAATAAGCAGAAAAAGGAAGTTTTGTATGGCTCTCgcaataaatatatactttttaagtAAACTTCCATAACTGAAAGACCCTTTTTGCAATAAAAACTTTCTCCTCTGCGCTTTCCAGTATTCTACCGTTTCAGTTAAATCCCTCATCTTACCCAAATCAATTATCCTCTCACTCACATAAACCCTAACATTCGCAGTCGCTCAAATGGAGATTATCGAATCTCTAGAAGACATCCCAGTACAAAACCCACAAGCAGAATACTTCTCATATCCTGATTTGACCTGGACCAAGTTCGGTTCAACGGAGCATCACGAAGAGGTAGCACTCATCCCTCACTCAAGGGTCGTTGACTTCATCATCGGAGAATGCTCAAACCCTGAGTGCCCCACTCGATTTCACCTCCAAAGACAAAGGAAACACCCCCCAGGCAGCCTCAAGGAGTACAAGCCCGACGAATTTCTCGAATACAGACGGTAAAGTTTTCTCCACCTCTCTTTTTAAATCTCCCAATGACTTTTGTCTCATtgactttcttttgtttttaaatgtcCCATtgactttcttttgttttaaaaaaaaaaaggtattgGTGCTCTTTTGGTCCTGAGAACTACGGAGAAGGAGGCGGTCAGTTGCCCAGTAGAAAGTACCGTCTCAAAACCAGGAACCGAGCCGCGAGACCTCAATCAATGAGAGGATGCACGTGCCATTTCGTGGTGAAGCGTCTCTACGCCCGTCCTTCCCTCGCGCTTCTCGTTTACAAGGAGAGACGTCACGTGAACGAGGCCGGTTTCGTCTGCCACGGACCTCTCGACAGAGACGCGATCGGCCCCCGTGCTAAGAAGGTTCCTTACATATGCAACGAGATCCAGCAGCAGACTATGTCTATGATCTATCTCGGGATCCCTGAAGAGAGTGTTCTAGAAAAACACATCGAAGGGATTCACAAGTATTGTGGCTCGGACGCCACGGTCGATGGTCTTGCCTCTCAGTATGTTCATAAGCTTGGGATGATTATCAAACGCTCTACTCATGAGCTGGACTTGGATGATCATGCTAGTATCAAGATTTGGGCTGAGAGGAACAAGAAATCTATCTTTTCTTATCAGGAGTCTTCGGAGACTGATCAGTTCATGCTTGGGATTCAAACTGAGTGGCAGTTGCAGCAGTTCGTGCGCTTTGGTCATTGTGGCCTCGTTGCAGCTGATTCGACTTTTGGGATAAAGAGGCTTAAGGTAACAACAACAACGTTGATCTTTGTTTCTGCTTTTGAGAAAGTTATGTGCCTTTAGTACTCATCTCTTGAACAACTATTGGCAGTATCCTCTATGCACGCTTCTTGTATTTGATTCAAGACGTCATGCTCTACCTGTTGCTTGGATTATCTCTCGTAGCAATTTGAAATCTGATGTCGACAAGTGGATGAAAATACTGCTCAAGCGCGCACAGAGTGTTGAGCCTGGCTTTAGGATCAATGCCTTTATCATTGACGATGCTGCACTGGAGATTGATCCCATAAGGCATGAATGATGGATGCTATATAAAGTTggaaaataacataaaagagTGTATTGTAAACTGACCCATTTCtatctttttattcttttcagGGACACATTTTGTTGCCCCATCCTTTTCTCTCTCTGGCGTATTCGTAGATCATGGCTTCGGAATGTAGTGAAGAAGTGCGATACCATTGAGGTCCAAAGAGAGTTATTCAAATGTTCAGGACAAGTCGTGTACAGCATTTGGGATGGTGGCGTAGATACATCAAAGGCTCTAGAAAAATTAACTCTGGATTTTTCTGATCAGACCGCCTTCATGCAGTATTTCACATCCACTTGGTTGCCTAAAATAGGTTAGACTTCTGGTATAACTGCTAACAAGTGATTCATGTTAACTCTTTGTTTAGTGCTTAATGTGTTCCTTGCTCCAGGAATGTGGCTCTCATCTATGAAAAGTCTCCCACTTGCAAGCCAAGAAGCATGTGGAGCTATAGAAGCTTACCATGTAAAGCTTAAAGTGAAGCTGTTTGACGATACACATCTCAATGCTCTTCAGAGAGTAGATTGGCTAGTACACAAGCTGACGACTGAACTCCACTCGAGTTATTGGCTTGATCGGTATTCTGATGAAAGTGACTCTTTCCAAAATGTCAAAGAAGAATACATAGCTTCTACTTCCTGGCACAGGGCGTCGGAGATTCCAGACTCTGCTGTTACACTAGACAGTAATGACACCCTTGTTGCAAAGGTTCTGTCTCAGAGAGATACCAATGTAGCACGAGTTGTGTGGAACCCAGGTTCGGAGTTTGCCTTGTGCGATTGTGCATGGTCTTTGCAAGGGAACCTATGCAAGCACATCATAAAGGTAAATACAATGTGTGAAAACCGTGAAGGTTATGGTGACTCAATGTCCTTGCGTTCCTTCAAAGAGAAACTGAGAAGCATAAAGATGAAACCAATGGATGACTCTATGGACTTGGACCTTTCAATGGCACTGACGATGCAGATGTTCGATCAGATAAAGCAGTTGGTGCAGTTAAGCGGAACAGATGATATCAGCAACATTGTCAATGCTTTGCCGGTGAAATGGGGTTGTAAGAAAGGCAGAACAACCGTAGGCATTCCTGCTTCTATTGCTGCCTTTACAAAGAAAAGGAGTCAGAAACGGAAGCGATAGAGATGATACGATAAATGGTTGCGTACATCACTTGTAGAAGGTTAGTAATAGTTGTTAAAGAGCTCTCcggcttttttttttatcgttGCCAAAAAGTTTCACAAGCAGTCACAATTTTATTTTGGGAAATTGGTTTTTATTGGATAAAAAATCACTATCTCTGTCCTAAGAGCAACCTGATCGGAGGTATATAGTGGACATGTTCTacttatttgaaatttaaaaagatATCAGCGAAACAAACGGTAGTTAAATATCCTCTTACACAAGCTGTTTTTTATTGGCTTACATTATCTttataatttaaagtttaatccatgactaattatattattagaaaaaaatagaaaatgggaTATTGTGAATTTAGACCATCTCCACTAGCGCTGCGAATATGAATCAAAGCCCGCGGGGATCGGCCCGTTAGGCCCGCAGCGGGACGGGTGCGGAtcaccaaaattataaaaagtcaAACCCGCGGGTCATGCGGATGGGTGGTTTGATATTGCAGGGCGGGTGCGGATAGTTGTTTATGTTGAAGCGGGTGCCCGCTAACCTGCATAAAGTGGTACTGTGTCGTTTAGGAGTGGTAGAGATGTAAAACGTGTGCTGTTTTAATGTAATACCTATTAGAGTTTGTGTTGTTTCTGTGTTGACTCTTGAGAATGTGTGCTGTTTTAATGAATTTAACTAAACGTTTCTGTCATCTTGCAAAGGATCCACTAAAAACCTAAATTTCTTTACCCTAAGACATTTCTTTTCACGTCGTAAACTAATTCTATCAACAAAACTCATTTCTTTCAAACGCCATAGCAACCCTTTCACTCTCCGCAAATCGGGAACCACTGCTTTTCTTAGTTCAAATCAGAAACCGTAAATTCATCCCTCTAGAATCTTGACTCTGCGCACCTATAAATCAAAAGCAAgcattcttttgtttttttggctttttgaacttttttgCGGATAACCCGCTAGACCCGCTTGATTTATGCGGGGCGGGTGTGGTTATTGAAATCTGGCCATGCGGGTCTTGCAGGTAGATTTATCAAGTGAAAAAATGAGTTTGACCCGCGGCGGGGTGGGTCGAGCGGGGCGGATCCGACCCGCTTCCCAGGCCTAATCTCCACCtctatttttatctttatattttcttctagAATAGAAAattctcctatatattaaaagcgAAATACATTTGCCACATGTCGCTCATACAGAGCTTCTCAGCAAAATTCTAAcgattctattggttgatttttgtaattttctttttgatttatttttctgcTCGAGCTATTAATCGGAAAGTTACATTAATtgctaatctcattaatcataacttgcgcaagaatattaataaatgtcgaccatttacATTAATTGCTAAtatcattaatcataacttgcacaaaaatattaataaatgtcgaccattaaCATTAATTCCTAATCTAATAAATCaaaacttgcgcaagaatattaataaatgtcgaccatttattaaatgtcttaatggcataatacattttatatctaattaggaaatttattattataaacatACCTTACTTATAccttacaaatttaatatattccCTTTAACCAAACTTAATTTAGTTAACATACCTTAATAATAgtgattacttgcgcaagtctcgcAAGTAATATTCTTTGCGTCATTAATACTTTTCACCATCACAAGACTATATATATAGTTCAAAGTCGAGTTCAAGCAACAcaaccattcttctattttGAAAGCAAAATGGCAATGGCGCATGTATCACGCATCTATTGTTTAAGCTTTCTTATGTTTTTGATCGTTCTAATTTAAATTCTATTTTGTGATCTTGAGCAGGTTTATGATCCAAGGGATGATAATCAA
The sequence above is drawn from the Raphanus sativus cultivar WK10039 unplaced genomic scaffold, ASM80110v3 Scaffold0647, whole genome shotgun sequence genome and encodes:
- the LOC108811072 gene encoding uncharacterized protein At2g29880-like → MMVDQRQGKGEYIQWRPEESKLLIELVANCFKEGWVDPSGKMFKKTVETKILSVLNEKFNSRKTYKNFNNRMKILKNQYRDFVNLLHFDSKVQWNPITKKFTAPDEVWNAYLRDFPNQRHVRNETYEEYENMKVVFGGMRRFARLHSQPSEVRKNEILKQEVDLTKDDDDDEVHEIRETEAVVFGDSSNYASVKDNDLLAKICTELRSVESATKQMIHIMQGRSMVEENKKINVWEAIKEIPNLSNHVQYEALSMIQKLQMGDIFVNMSVEDRLGWIQWNTQRKT
- the LOC108806064 gene encoding uncharacterized protein LOC108806064, producing MEIIESLEDIPVQNPQAEYFSYPDLTWTKFGSTEHHEEVALIPHSRVVDFIIGECSNPECPTRFHLQRQRKHPPGSLKEYKPDEFLEYRRYWCSFGPENYGEGGGQLPSRKYRLKTRNRAARPQSMRGCTCHFVVKRLYARPSLALLVYKERRHVNEAGFVCHGPLDRDAIGPRAKKVPYICNEIQQQTMSMIYLGIPEESVLEKHIEGIHKYCGSDATVDGLASQYVHKLGMIIKRSTHELDLDDHASIKIWAERNKKSIFSYQESSETDQFMLGIQTEWQLQQFVRFGHCGLVAADSTFGIKRLKYPLCTLLVFDSRRHALPVAWIISRSNLKSDVDKWMKILLKRAQSVEPGFRINAFIIDDAALEIDPIRDTFCCPILFSLWRIRRSWLRNVVKKCDTIEVQRELFKCSGQVVYSIWDGGVDTSKALEKLTLDFSDQTAFMQYFTSTWLPKIGMWLSSMKSLPLASQEACGAIEAYHVKLKVKLFDDTHLNALQRVDWLVHKLTTELHSSYWLDRYSDESDSFQNVKEEYIASTSWHRASEIPDSAVTLDSNDTLVAKVLSQRDTNVARVVWNPGSEFALCDCAWSLQGNLCKHIIKVNTMCENREGYGDSMSLRSFKEKLRSIKMKPMDDSMDLDLSMALTMQMFDQIKQLVQLSGTDDISNIVNALPVKWGCKKGRTTVGIPASIAAFTKKRSQKRKR